One Lytechinus variegatus isolate NC3 chromosome 14, Lvar_3.0, whole genome shotgun sequence genomic region harbors:
- the LOC121427745 gene encoding neuroblastoma suppressor of tumorigenicity 1-like — MICVFLWLNSLLACSLMTSAIPLEATPSRVSNHRTSSQDNTDFQPDIQKRHDEDHVTLSPDSDSSAAQYGAHRIDRTVLFPHDTTWCVARPISQVIESPGCTAVTIPNKICAGQCYSFSVPKIFPHDIRSDFKSCDCCQPSRATWATIQLPCNNAENNARYKRVEIVEQCECMPCSSATSTTSWSTTSTTINETDSSSSYVESSSILRN; from the exons ATGATTTGCGTATTTCTTTGGCTGAATTCACTTTTGGCATGTTCCTTGATGACGTCAGCCATTCCACTTGAAGCCACCCCATCCCGTGTGTCCAATCACAGGACAAGCTCACAAGACAACACTGACTTCCAGCCAGATATTCAAAAGAGACATGACGAAGACCACGTGACGCTGTCTCCGGACTCTGATTCGTCGGCTGCACAATACGGCGCACATCGTATTGATAGGACAGTACTATTTCCACACGACACCACGTGGTGTGTGGCACGCCCCATCAGTCAGGTGATCGAGAGCCCCGGATGCACGGCAGTAACGATTCCAAATAAG ATATGTGCCGGGCAGTGTTACAGTTTTAGCGTTCCCAAGATTTTTCCTCACGATATTCGATCAGACTTCAAGTCATGTGATTGTTGTCAGCCTTCCAGGGCTACATGGGCAACG ATCCAACTACCGTGCAATAATGCTGAAAACAATGCTCGCTACAAACGTGTTGAAATCGTGGAACAATGTGAGTGCATGCCGTGTTCGTCGGCCACCTCGACGACGTCATGGAGCACCACGTCGACCACCATCAACGAAACAGACTCTTCTTCGTCTTATGTCGAAAGCTCCAGCATTCTTAGAAATTGA